The Mycolicibacterium doricum genome includes a region encoding these proteins:
- a CDS encoding type II toxin-antitoxin system Phd/YefM family antitoxin has translation MKFVDRGGERLRRILANPRRAERVAEIRRKMADADAAMKSDESSTETDYLLRSPENARRLLAAIERDKASQPAPSDATEAPTTHRPERSDEQ, from the coding sequence ATGAAGTTCGTTGATCGCGGCGGGGAACGCCTGCGCCGGATCCTGGCCAACCCTCGGAGGGCAGAAAGGGTCGCGGAGATCCGCCGAAAGATGGCCGACGCAGATGCGGCCATGAAAAGCGACGAATCTTCGACTGAAACGGACTACCTGCTGCGCTCTCCCGAGAATGCGCGACGCCTTCTGGCTGCCATTGAGCGAGACAAAGCAAGCCAGCCGGCACCATCCGATGCCACTGAAGCACCGACCACACACCGACCAGAGAGGAGCGACGAGCAGTAG
- a CDS encoding sigma-70 family RNA polymerase sigma factor yields the protein MTALTGPVRLPLVTTDLDVLLRQVAQRDVDAFAALYDRTRARVYGMVTRVLRDPGYSEETTQDIYLQVWRSAGSYDPKAGSPMAWLLTLAHRRAVDRVRSEEAATQRESRYGAASVDPPVDHVADSVILLDERRRVVDCMASLSDLQREAIQLAYYEGLTYVQVSERLSANLATIKSRMRDGIRGLKNCLGIS from the coding sequence ATGACCGCCCTGACAGGGCCGGTTAGGCTACCGCTCGTGACCACTGACCTCGACGTACTGTTACGGCAGGTGGCCCAGCGGGACGTCGACGCGTTCGCCGCCCTCTATGATCGGACCAGAGCGCGGGTGTACGGGATGGTCACCCGGGTGCTGCGCGATCCCGGCTACAGCGAAGAGACCACTCAGGACATCTACCTGCAGGTGTGGCGGTCCGCCGGTAGCTACGACCCCAAGGCGGGGTCGCCGATGGCATGGCTGCTGACGTTGGCGCACCGCCGCGCCGTCGACCGGGTGCGTTCCGAGGAGGCGGCCACACAGCGCGAATCCCGGTACGGCGCCGCGAGCGTCGACCCGCCCGTCGACCACGTCGCCGACTCGGTGATCCTGCTCGACGAACGTCGCCGTGTCGTCGACTGCATGGCGTCGCTGTCCGATCTGCAGCGGGAAGCCATCCAGCTGGCGTATTACGAGGGACTGACGTACGTCCAGGTATCCGAGCGCCTGTCGGCGAATCTAGCCACGATCAAATCCCGGATGCGTGACGGCATCCGCGGCCTCAAGAACTGTCTGGGCATCTCATGA
- a CDS encoding DUF1365 domain-containing protein — protein MTSVEPKTTPALYRTRVTHLRRAPVHHYFELNSYSWYVDLDELPRLPVGLRSFARFDVRDHFDSVPGDTLRARIDTFLRARGIDLGGGRVTALLQPRVLGFAFTPLSLFWCHDSHGVVRHVIAEVRNTHGEWYAYVMPPDGPNPAMVRKRFYASPFNGVDGYYLVRAPRPDGDLDLTISLHRENQPAIVSTLRGSHRPATVAQVLRLQMTKPMAPQMIALSLRVQGLILRARRVPVTRQAAVEVPPIRTTHVAHSGAKA, from the coding sequence ATGACGAGTGTGGAACCGAAAACGACGCCCGCGCTGTACCGGACCCGTGTCACGCACCTGCGCCGCGCGCCCGTGCATCACTACTTCGAGCTCAACAGCTACAGCTGGTACGTCGACCTCGACGAGCTGCCGCGGCTGCCTGTCGGATTGCGGTCCTTCGCCCGCTTCGACGTCCGCGACCACTTCGACAGCGTCCCCGGCGATACGCTCCGGGCGCGCATCGACACCTTCCTGCGCGCGCGGGGCATCGACCTCGGCGGCGGGCGCGTCACCGCGCTGCTGCAGCCGCGAGTGCTCGGCTTCGCCTTCACTCCGCTGAGCCTGTTTTGGTGTCACGATTCCCACGGCGTCGTGCGCCACGTCATCGCCGAGGTGCGCAACACCCATGGCGAGTGGTACGCGTACGTGATGCCGCCGGACGGGCCGAATCCGGCGATGGTCCGCAAACGGTTCTACGCCTCACCGTTCAACGGGGTGGACGGGTACTACCTGGTGCGGGCGCCACGGCCCGACGGCGACCTCGACCTGACCATCTCCCTGCACCGCGAGAACCAACCGGCGATCGTCAGCACGCTGCGCGGCAGCCACAGACCGGCGACCGTCGCGCAGGTGCTGCGGTTGCAGATGACCAAACCAATGGCGCCGCAGATGATCGCGCTCAGCCTGCGCGTGCAGGGGCTGATCCTGCGGGCGCGCCGGGTGCCGGTCACACGCCAGGCGGCCGTCGAGGTGCCGCCGATCCGCACCACTCACGTCGCACATTCTGGAGCAAAGGCGTGA
- a CDS encoding anti-sigma factor, protein MTEPNNTDLLNLAAPYALHAVSIDERNDIERWLTTVPPEVADAFTHEVRSVQETMAALSASTATEPPAHLRDSVLAMVADDPVRDLAGTRRRPAGEARWRTALLAAAAVAVVGLGALGVGLALRPSVSPTTADQVFAAPDVQTVSGPIPGGGTATVVFSKERDAGVLVMNDVPPPKPGTVYQMWLVGSDGPHSAGTMDDEAISPSTTAVLSDIEASQALAFTVEPPGGSQWPTSPAFAELPLT, encoded by the coding sequence ATGACCGAGCCGAACAACACCGATCTCCTCAACCTCGCCGCCCCGTATGCGCTGCATGCGGTGTCTATCGACGAGCGGAATGACATCGAACGGTGGCTGACCACCGTGCCGCCCGAGGTGGCGGATGCCTTCACCCACGAGGTCCGCTCGGTGCAGGAGACCATGGCGGCGCTCTCGGCGAGCACGGCCACCGAACCCCCCGCTCACCTGCGCGACAGCGTACTCGCCATGGTCGCCGACGATCCGGTGCGCGACCTGGCCGGCACCCGTCGCCGCCCCGCCGGTGAAGCGCGCTGGCGCACGGCCCTGCTGGCGGCCGCGGCCGTCGCCGTCGTCGGGCTCGGTGCGCTCGGGGTGGGGTTGGCGCTGCGTCCCTCGGTCTCCCCGACGACGGCCGACCAGGTGTTCGCCGCACCGGACGTCCAAACCGTGTCCGGGCCGATCCCGGGCGGAGGTACCGCCACGGTGGTGTTCTCCAAGGAACGCGACGCCGGCGTGCTGGTGATGAACGACGTCCCACCGCCGAAGCCGGGCACCGTCTACCAGATGTGGCTGGTCGGATCCGATGGCCCGCATTCGGCGGGCACGATGGACGACGAGGCGATCTCGCCGTCGACCACCGCCGTGCTGTCCGACATCGAGGCGTCGCAGGCGTTGGCGTTCACCGTCGAACCACCCGGCGGTTCCCAGTGGCCGACCTCCCCGGCGTTCGCCGAGCTACCGCTGACCTAG
- a CDS encoding glutamate--cysteine ligase 2 — protein MADHPTVGVEEEFLLVDQDAGAPVALNRDVARHASDRGVDLQLELTSCQVETATGVSSDMADVRQQLTHLRATAARAAEDSGARLLAVAVPPTVPHEFPITDNPRYRRIADRFGMLAREQGICGAHVHVAVPTREVAIRVSNRLRPWLPVLLALTANSAIYRSADSSYASWRRMLWARWPSAGAPPHFDSADEFDAMVKMLLQSGAMLDEGQVYWDVRPSVNFPTIEVRVADVPATVADTVLFAAIVRATVMTLLADERQGAGVPRISAHALDAAYWRSARDGLDGMAIDLAASHAPVPARDLLDGLVDRIAPALRAVGDHDLVRDELARLDDEGNGAMRQRAAWRRRGEIADVVDAAADATLAGLSI, from the coding sequence ATGGCCGACCATCCCACCGTCGGGGTCGAAGAGGAGTTCCTGCTCGTCGACCAGGACGCCGGCGCCCCGGTAGCGCTCAACCGCGACGTCGCTCGACATGCGAGTGACCGCGGTGTCGACCTGCAACTCGAGCTGACGTCGTGCCAGGTCGAGACCGCGACCGGGGTGTCGAGCGACATGGCCGACGTCCGGCAGCAACTGACGCACCTACGGGCCACCGCCGCGCGGGCCGCGGAAGACAGCGGCGCCCGGTTGCTGGCCGTCGCCGTGCCGCCAACCGTGCCGCACGAATTCCCGATCACCGACAACCCGCGCTACCGCCGCATCGCCGACCGGTTCGGGATGCTGGCGCGTGAACAGGGGATCTGCGGCGCGCACGTCCACGTCGCCGTCCCCACCCGCGAAGTGGCCATCCGGGTGAGCAACCGGCTACGCCCGTGGTTGCCGGTCCTGCTCGCGCTGACCGCCAACTCCGCGATCTACCGCAGCGCCGACAGCAGCTACGCCAGCTGGCGGCGGATGCTGTGGGCACGCTGGCCCAGCGCGGGCGCACCGCCGCACTTCGACTCCGCCGACGAGTTCGACGCGATGGTGAAGATGCTGTTGCAGTCCGGCGCCATGCTCGACGAAGGACAGGTCTACTGGGATGTGCGCCCGTCGGTCAACTTCCCGACGATCGAGGTGCGCGTCGCCGACGTGCCCGCCACCGTGGCCGACACCGTGCTGTTCGCCGCGATCGTGCGCGCGACCGTGATGACGCTGCTCGCCGACGAGCGGCAGGGCGCCGGCGTGCCGCGCATCTCGGCGCACGCGCTCGATGCCGCCTACTGGCGGTCGGCCCGTGACGGGCTGGACGGGATGGCGATCGACCTCGCGGCGTCACACGCCCCCGTACCGGCACGTGATCTGCTCGACGGCCTCGTCGACCGCATCGCCCCGGCGTTGCGGGCCGTCGGTGACCACGACCTGGTCCGCGACGAACTGGCGCGGCTCGACGACGAGGGCAACGGCGCGATGCGTCAGCGCGCGGCATGGCGGCGTCGCGGCGAGATCGCCGACGTCGTCGATGCGGCCGCTGACGCGACGCTGGCGGGCCTGTCGATCTAG
- a CDS encoding poly-gamma-glutamate hydrolase family protein, whose protein sequence is MLRAGRHAYFAYGSNLCVQQMAQRCPDAVDPRPATLADHDWLINERGVATVEPVVGAQVHGVLWQVSDHDLATLDSAEGVPVRYRRDRLTVQTDHGPAPAWVYIDHRVEPGPPRPGYLERIIDGALHQGLPHRWVEFLSRWDPMHWPHRPRYTGTAGPQSLSELLADPAVIEHSALRSRFGFLAIHGGGLEQMTDVIAERAAEAAGASVYVVRHPEQYPHHLPSARYVGSESARLAEFLDHVGVAVSLHGYGRVGRSTELLAGGRNRALAAHFAEHVAIPGYRMITDLDDIPPELRGLHADNPVNRVRGGGAQLELTSRVRGLSPRSPLPGDDGLSPATSALVQGLVAAARSW, encoded by the coding sequence ATGCTGCGCGCTGGTCGACACGCCTACTTCGCGTACGGGTCCAACCTGTGCGTGCAGCAGATGGCGCAGCGCTGCCCCGACGCCGTCGATCCGCGTCCGGCCACACTCGCCGACCACGACTGGCTGATCAACGAACGCGGCGTGGCCACCGTCGAGCCGGTCGTCGGCGCGCAGGTGCACGGAGTGCTCTGGCAGGTATCCGACCACGACCTCGCGACACTCGACAGCGCCGAAGGCGTTCCGGTGCGCTACCGCCGCGATCGGCTCACCGTCCAAACCGACCACGGCCCTGCGCCGGCGTGGGTGTACATCGACCACCGCGTCGAACCCGGCCCGCCGCGACCGGGGTACCTGGAACGCATCATCGACGGCGCACTGCACCAGGGCCTTCCGCACCGCTGGGTCGAGTTCCTCAGCCGCTGGGATCCGATGCACTGGCCGCACCGGCCGCGATACACCGGAACGGCAGGCCCCCAATCACTTTCGGAGTTGCTCGCGGACCCCGCGGTGATCGAGCACAGCGCGCTGCGATCGCGCTTCGGGTTCCTGGCGATCCACGGCGGCGGGCTGGAGCAGATGACCGACGTCATCGCCGAGCGCGCCGCCGAAGCTGCCGGCGCATCGGTGTACGTGGTGCGCCACCCCGAGCAGTACCCGCACCATCTGCCGTCCGCTCGGTACGTGGGCTCCGAATCGGCGCGGCTCGCGGAGTTCCTCGACCACGTCGGCGTCGCGGTCTCGCTGCACGGTTACGGCCGCGTCGGCCGCAGCACCGAGCTGCTGGCCGGCGGCCGCAACCGGGCGCTGGCCGCCCACTTCGCCGAACACGTCGCCATCCCCGGGTATCGAATGATCACCGACCTCGACGACATCCCGCCGGAGTTGCGTGGGCTGCATGCCGACAACCCCGTCAACCGGGTGCGCGGCGGCGGCGCCCAGCTCGAGTTGACCTCCCGGGTGCGCGGTCTGAGCCCGCGCAGCCCGCTGCCCGGCGACGACGGTCTGTCACCCGCCACGTCGGCGCTCGTGCAGGGGCTGGTCGCGGCAGCGCGGTCCTGGTGA